One Halarcobacter ebronensis genomic window carries:
- a CDS encoding cache domain-containing protein translates to MFIKNERELLSFVKYSPIIIIVIVAIIVNSLVYYQNESNLKKDLEFYKENYIKTNKQDIKLHVEKILDLINKERVTLEIQLRQSLEQRVNEAYLTIDNIYKKFPNKREEELLQIVKESLRGVRFNDNRGYFTLTGMNGDIVMHPINSNYEGINIFKKTESNTINTLKTVINILKKEDKTFTKIEWYKPKDTKQKYEKVAFYRLFKPLNIFIGTAEYRSDFEEYTKNKILEYIQNVTFGENGYVFVFDYEGKQLAHVKRSYVGQNRIDLKDSNGVYITKTIIEQAKKGPGYVSYVGTIMPATNKPAEKITYVLGLSDWKWAIASGFYTKDMYDYLEKKSIELEKINNSTYKRIVLISLFLSIILIFIALYISKILNKFFDEYKLQIEKELQANRNKDIILYQQSKMASMGEMIGNIAHQWRQPLNLISTAASGMKLQDELGISTEKSKIASIDAILDSTQYLSKTIDDFRSFFNPNKEEIVVNSKTMYEKAIKLIEGRLKNHNIELETELEEFEFETYENELIQALINIINNSVDALKDLDNNKDNRKIFISINRQNSNHLIIKNQNFQLENNKDYLYIRIKDNAGGISSNIIDKIFDAYFTTKHQTQGTGIGLYMTYQIIVKHLHGYIYANNETYTVDDKKYTGAKFVIIVPIHNK, encoded by the coding sequence ATGTTTATTAAAAATGAGAGAGAACTCTTATCTTTTGTAAAATACTCCCCAATTATTATTATTGTTATTGTTGCCATCATTGTAAACTCTTTAGTTTATTATCAAAATGAAAGTAATCTAAAAAAAGATTTGGAGTTTTATAAAGAGAACTATATAAAAACAAATAAACAAGATATAAAACTTCATGTGGAAAAAATTCTTGATTTAATAAATAAAGAGAGGGTTACTCTTGAAATTCAATTGAGGCAGAGTCTAGAACAAAGAGTCAATGAGGCTTATTTAACAATAGATAATATTTATAAAAAATTTCCAAATAAAAGAGAAGAAGAGCTTTTACAAATTGTAAAAGAATCTTTAAGGGGTGTAAGATTTAATGATAATAGAGGTTATTTTACTCTTACAGGAATGAATGGGGATATTGTTATGCATCCAATTAATTCCAACTATGAAGGGATTAATATCTTCAAAAAGACAGAATCAAATACAATAAATACTCTTAAAACAGTAATAAATATTCTAAAAAAAGAGGATAAAACTTTTACAAAAATAGAGTGGTACAAACCAAAAGACACAAAACAAAAATATGAAAAAGTTGCCTTTTACAGACTTTTTAAACCCCTAAATATTTTTATTGGAACAGCTGAGTACCGTTCAGATTTTGAAGAATATACAAAAAATAAAATTCTTGAATATATTCAAAATGTCACTTTTGGAGAGAATGGTTATGTTTTTGTTTTTGATTATGAAGGGAAACAATTGGCCCATGTGAAAAGATCTTATGTGGGTCAAAATCGAATTGATTTAAAAGATAGCAATGGTGTTTATATTACAAAAACAATTATAGAACAAGCTAAAAAAGGTCCAGGTTATGTTTCATATGTTGGCACAATTATGCCTGCAACAAATAAACCAGCTGAAAAAATTACCTATGTATTAGGATTATCAGACTGGAAATGGGCAATTGCCTCAGGATTTTATACAAAAGATATGTATGATTATTTGGAAAAAAAATCAATAGAATTGGAAAAAATAAATAATTCAACCTATAAAAGAATCGTTTTAATTAGTTTATTTCTTTCAATTATACTTATTTTTATAGCACTATATATTTCAAAAATTTTAAATAAATTTTTTGATGAATATAAGTTACAAATTGAAAAAGAGTTACAAGCAAATAGAAATAAAGATATAATCTTATATCAGCAATCAAAAATGGCTTCTATGGGAGAGATGATAGGTAATATTGCCCATCAGTGGAGACAACCGTTAAATCTAATTAGCACAGCTGCTAGTGGAATGAAACTTCAAGATGAACTAGGAATTTCAACTGAAAAATCAAAAATAGCCTCAATTGATGCCATATTGGATTCAACACAATATCTATCAAAAACAATTGATGATTTTAGGAGTTTTTTTAATCCTAATAAAGAAGAGATTGTTGTAAATAGCAAAACAATGTATGAAAAAGCAATTAAGCTTATAGAAGGAAGATTAAAAAATCATAATATTGAACTTGAAACTGAACTTGAAGAGTTTGAGTTTGAAACCTATGAAAATGAGTTGATTCAAGCACTAATAAATATAATCAATAATTCTGTTGATGCCCTAAAAGATTTGGATAATAATAAAGATAATAGAAAAATATTTATCTCTATTAATAGGCAAAATAGCAATCATCTTATTATCAAAAATCAAAACTTTCAATTAGAAAATAATAAAGATTATCTTTATATAAGAATAAAAGATAATGCAGGGGGAATATCTTCTAATATAATTGATAAAATATTTGATGCCTATTTTACAACTAAACATCAAACACAAGGGACTGGAATTGGTCTTTATATGACCTATCAAATTATTGTAAAACACCTTCATGGCTATATCTATGCTAATAATGAGACCTATACTGTTGATGATAAAAAGTATACTGGCGCAAAATTTGTAATTATTGTTCCTATTCATAATAAATAA
- a CDS encoding cupin domain-containing protein has translation MKSYELVSFGNELESGRVELHDKLNLTGAEVSFNNLPKGVSVPFVHKHKENEEIYVVLEGKGFLYIDKEEIEIKKGDAFRIDPNGARCIKASDESSLYFFCVQAKVGSLKQFTRTDGLPCEDEKPSWL, from the coding sequence ATGAAAAGTTATGAGTTAGTATCATTTGGGAATGAGTTAGAGTCAGGGAGAGTTGAGCTTCATGATAAATTGAACTTAACAGGAGCAGAAGTATCTTTTAATAATCTTCCAAAGGGTGTAAGTGTACCTTTTGTACATAAACACAAAGAGAATGAAGAGATTTATGTGGTATTAGAAGGAAAAGGATTTTTATACATAGATAAAGAAGAAATTGAGATTAAAAAAGGTGATGCTTTTAGGATTGATCCAAATGGTGCAAGATGCATAAAAGCTAGCGATGAATCATCTTTATACTTTTTTTGTGTACAAGCAAAAGTAGGAAGTTTAAAACAGTTCACAAGAACTGATGGATTACCATGTGAGGATGAAAAACCATCATGGCTTTAA
- a CDS encoding efflux transporter outer membrane subunit encodes MKTNKIVHISLSLSFAVLFNACSMIDSQYQQPTAPVPKAWPKGEAYKSLLEIQNSEPLSWEEMILDEKLKKVIKIALTQNRSLKEEIANIESARATYRVQHAAEFPAINAEASGSKAKTNTGNISESYQATLGLSSFELDLFGKARNLSKADFESFLSAKEAQRVTRITIIAEVANAWLTMASDKSLLEFAKKTAQSSKKSLELVEARIKHGVDSKATLYDAQTVYYKALADIEAYKTQVAQDLNALNLLVGETLSEDLLPESLDENREYLANIPVNLTSNILLNRPDILEAEHSLKAANANISVARAAYFPTISITSAIGVASNALKDLFTGGTSHIWSFAPNVTLPIFDWNSRGASLDYAKAQRDLYVAKYELAIQTAFSEVSDALAREGTIDEQLKAEENLVLAAKNSFFLSEKRYKLGIDTYLDALTSQRTLYSAQQSLISLRLTKINNRVTLYRVLAVED; translated from the coding sequence ATGAAAACAAATAAAATAGTTCATATCTCTTTATCTTTAAGTTTTGCAGTTTTATTTAATGCTTGTAGCATGATAGATTCACAATATCAACAACCAACAGCTCCCGTACCAAAAGCTTGGCCAAAAGGAGAAGCTTATAAATCCTTACTAGAAATACAAAATAGTGAACCTTTGTCATGGGAAGAAATGATTTTAGATGAGAAGTTAAAAAAAGTTATAAAAATTGCTCTTACTCAAAATCGTTCATTAAAAGAGGAGATAGCAAATATAGAATCAGCAAGAGCTACTTATAGAGTTCAACATGCAGCAGAATTTCCTGCAATAAATGCAGAAGCTTCAGGGTCAAAAGCAAAAACAAATACAGGAAATATTTCGGAGAGTTATCAAGCAACTTTAGGATTAAGCTCATTTGAACTGGATCTTTTTGGGAAAGCTAGAAATCTATCCAAAGCAGATTTTGAAAGCTTTTTGTCAGCAAAAGAGGCACAAAGAGTTACACGTATTACTATTATTGCAGAGGTTGCAAATGCTTGGCTTACAATGGCTTCTGATAAAAGTTTATTAGAGTTTGCAAAAAAAACAGCACAGAGCAGTAAAAAAAGTTTGGAACTCGTTGAGGCTAGAATAAAACATGGTGTTGATTCAAAAGCTACTCTTTATGATGCTCAAACAGTATATTATAAAGCTTTAGCTGATATTGAAGCTTATAAAACTCAAGTTGCTCAAGATTTAAATGCTCTTAATCTATTAGTGGGAGAGACTCTTAGTGAGGATTTGCTTCCTGAAAGTTTGGATGAAAACAGAGAGTATTTAGCAAATATTCCTGTTAATCTAACTTCAAATATTTTGTTAAATAGACCAGACATTTTAGAAGCAGAGCACAGTTTAAAAGCAGCAAATGCAAATATTAGTGTGGCAAGAGCTGCTTATTTTCCGACTATCTCTATAACCTCAGCAATTGGAGTGGCAAGCAATGCTTTAAAAGATTTATTTACGGGTGGTACTTCACATATTTGGTCTTTTGCTCCAAATGTTACTTTACCAATATTTGATTGGAACTCAAGGGGTGCATCTTTAGATTATGCAAAAGCTCAAAGGGATCTATATGTGGCAAAATATGAACTTGCTATCCAAACAGCTTTTAGTGAAGTCTCTGATGCTCTTGCAAGAGAAGGAACAATAGATGAACAATTAAAGGCGGAGGAGAATCTAGTACTAGCTGCTAAAAACAGTTTTTTTCTCTCTGAGAAACGTTATAAGCTGGGAATTGATACCTATTTAGATGCTTTAACTTCACAAAGAACTCTCTATAGTGCACAACAAAGTCTTATCTCTTTACGTTTAACAAAAATAAATAATAGGGTAACTTTATATAGAGTTTTAGCAGTGGAAGATTAA
- a CDS encoding Hsp20/alpha crystallin family protein yields the protein MNLSKLAPWNWFKNEQSANVNIIPENKTTLETKIPSRHHLTLHHELDELFNSFHRNLSSLFQPSQNNSFGTTMLKPFLDISSKDEKYLIQIELPGVEKKDINIHIENDMLIVEGEKKQESHKKEHDFYAVERVYGSFKRVLNLPNNANVEEITSSFKDGVLSIEIPKLQIEKKDIKKITIS from the coding sequence ATGAATTTATCTAAATTGGCTCCATGGAATTGGTTTAAAAACGAACAATCAGCAAATGTAAATATTATTCCAGAAAATAAAACTACTCTTGAAACAAAAATTCCAAGTCGTCATCATTTAACTTTACATCATGAATTAGATGAGCTCTTTAACAGTTTTCATAGAAATCTTTCATCACTATTTCAACCATCTCAAAATAATAGTTTTGGAACAACTATGCTAAAACCTTTTTTAGACATTTCATCTAAAGATGAAAAATATCTTATTCAAATAGAGTTACCTGGTGTTGAAAAAAAAGATATTAATATACATATTGAAAATGATATGCTAATAGTTGAAGGTGAAAAAAAACAAGAATCACACAAAAAAGAACATGATTTCTATGCAGTTGAGAGAGTTTATGGTTCTTTTAAAAGAGTCCTAAATCTTCCTAATAATGCAAATGTTGAAGAGATTACCTCATCATTTAAAGATGGTGTTCTTTCAATTGAGATACCAAAACTACAAATTGAAAAAAAAGATATTAAGAAAATAACTATCTCTTAG
- the coaE gene encoding dephospho-CoA kinase (Dephospho-CoA kinase (CoaE) performs the final step in coenzyme A biosynthesis.) encodes MSNDLFKHAIALTGGIATGKSTVCNLLKLHGFLTIDADKIAHRLLDENSGKIASMFGEEYVENGKVLRKELGKIIFSNEENKLKLEALLHPLIKDEIEKESKVFEEQGKPYFIDIPLFFEKMHYPISKSLVIYTPKQLQVQRLMQRDNIDEKEAKLKISNQMDIEEKKELADFVIDNSTNLKNLQNEVERIIKEIL; translated from the coding sequence ATGAGTAATGATTTATTTAAACATGCAATTGCACTAACAGGTGGAATTGCCACAGGTAAAAGTACAGTATGTAATCTACTTAAGCTTCACGGCTTTTTAACAATTGATGCAGATAAGATTGCCCATCGTCTTTTAGACGAAAATAGTGGTAAGATAGCTTCAATGTTTGGTGAAGAGTATGTAGAAAATGGTAAAGTACTAAGAAAAGAGTTAGGTAAAATTATATTTTCAAACGAAGAGAATAAACTAAAACTTGAGGCTCTACTTCATCCTTTGATTAAAGATGAGATAGAAAAAGAGTCCAAAGTCTTTGAAGAGCAAGGCAAACCTTACTTTATTGATATTCCTCTATTTTTTGAGAAGATGCACTACCCTATTTCTAAATCTTTAGTTATCTATACTCCTAAGCAGTTGCAAGTTCAAAGACTAATGCAAAGGGATAATATAGATGAAAAAGAAGCAAAACTAAAAATATCTAATCAGATGGATATAGAGGAAAAAAAAGAGTTGGCTGATTTTGTAATAGATAACTCAACTAATCTTAAAAATCTACAAAATGAGGTAGAGAGAATTATAAAGGAGATTTTATGA
- the purM gene encoding phosphoribosylformylglycinamidine cyclo-ligase → MATVSYKDAGVDIDAGNQFVENIKPYVKSTKIPGVLGGIGSFAGAFELPSGYKNPVLLSGTDGVGTKLKLAIDSKKFDTVGIDLVAMCTNDLLCNFGEPLFFLDYYATAKLEVEEATAVVKGIAEGCIRSQCALVGGETAEMPGMYKEGDFDLAGFCVGIAEKDELNRVEKIAVDDVLIALPSSGIHSNGFSLVRKLLLEKLGMTLEDEFDGKILKDVLLEPTRIYVREFKANKDKINALAHITGGGITENLPRVLPDNFKAVVDRSKIKVLPIFEFMSQFVEKEEMYRTFNMGVGMVLVVNPANVDAILANTDGYVIGEIKEGKKCVEFI, encoded by the coding sequence ATGGCTACTGTAAGTTACAAAGATGCTGGTGTAGATATTGATGCGGGAAATCAATTTGTAGAGAATATTAAACCATATGTAAAATCAACTAAGATTCCAGGAGTATTAGGTGGAATAGGTTCTTTTGCAGGTGCATTTGAGTTACCAAGTGGATATAAAAATCCAGTGCTTCTTTCAGGAACTGATGGTGTAGGAACAAAACTAAAACTTGCAATTGATTCAAAAAAGTTTGATACAGTTGGTATTGATTTAGTTGCTATGTGTACAAATGATTTATTATGTAACTTTGGTGAGCCTCTATTCTTTTTAGATTATTATGCAACTGCAAAACTTGAAGTTGAGGAAGCAACAGCTGTTGTAAAAGGTATAGCAGAGGGTTGTATTAGAAGTCAGTGTGCATTAGTTGGTGGTGAAACAGCTGAGATGCCAGGAATGTACAAAGAGGGTGATTTTGACTTAGCTGGTTTTTGTGTTGGAATTGCAGAAAAAGACGAATTAAATAGAGTTGAAAAAATAGCTGTTGATGATGTATTAATAGCACTTCCTAGTTCAGGTATCCACTCAAATGGTTTCTCTCTTGTTAGAAAACTACTTTTAGAAAAACTTGGTATGACTTTAGAAGATGAATTTGATGGAAAAATTCTAAAAGATGTACTTTTAGAGCCAACAAGAATTTATGTAAGAGAGTTCAAAGCAAACAAAGATAAAATTAATGCATTAGCTCACATTACAGGTGGCGGAATTACTGAAAACCTTCCTAGAGTTCTTCCTGATAATTTTAAAGCTGTAGTTGATAGAAGCAAAATCAAAGTTCTTCCTATTTTTGAATTTATGTCTCAATTTGTTGAAAAAGAGGAGATGTATAGAACATTTAATATGGGTGTTGGTATGGTTTTAGTTGTAAACCCAGCAAATGTTGATGCAATCTTAGCAAACACTGATGGTTATGTAATTGGTGAAATTAAAGAGGGTAAAAAATGTGTTGAGTTTATTTAA
- a CDS encoding MarR family winged helix-turn-helix transcriptional regulator, which yields MNHRKIVSLSSKLSDKANKFIISELKQNGLSDIAPSHGDILAILFDGKAYEMGEIAKKIYKTNATVSVLVEKLVKAGYIDKIKCDEDARISRVSLTSKGFDLKEIVDLISVKLNNKVCKGLSESEAMLLEILLEKSIESFDK from the coding sequence ATGAATCATAGAAAAATAGTTTCACTTTCTAGTAAATTAAGTGACAAGGCAAACAAATTTATCATATCAGAATTAAAACAAAATGGGCTTAGTGATATTGCTCCTAGTCATGGGGATATCTTAGCTATTCTTTTTGATGGGAAAGCATATGAGATGGGTGAGATTGCTAAAAAGATATATAAAACAAATGCAACAGTCTCAGTTCTTGTAGAAAAGCTTGTAAAAGCGGGATATATAGACAAAATCAAATGCGATGAAGATGCAAGAATATCAAGAGTCTCTTTAACTTCTAAAGGGTTTGATTTAAAAGAGATTGTTGACCTGATTTCTGTTAAGCTTAATAATAAAGTTTGTAAAGGTCTTAGTGAATCAGAAGCCATGCTTTTAGAAATTTTATTAGAAAAATCTATAGAGAGTTTTGATAAGTAG
- the purT gene encoding formate-dependent phosphoribosylglycinamide formyltransferase yields MKFAAPLKSNSTKIMLLGSGELGKEVIIEAQRLGIETIAVDSYNNAPAHLVANRAYTINMKNKEEILDVIRKEKPDYILPEVEAINIQALFEAEKEGFHVIPNAEAVNKTMNRKNIREFAAETLNLPTSAYKFVKSLDELEIAAREIGFPCVIKPVMSSSGHGQSIARNESDLVESWELAKEARGDASELIVEEFITFDYEITMLTARNETQTVFCEPIGHIQKNGDYIFSWQPMEMTEIAKEKAKKIAKTVTDGLGGRGIFGVELFIRGDEVYFSEVSPRPHDTGMVTMITQSQSEFALHVRAVLGLPLDYIDYGCGASAAYKAKADTFNPVIEVDDSVFTKDSFIRVFGKPQSHEGRRMAVALTFDKSSSKNALDKAKELIKKFSDY; encoded by the coding sequence ATGAAATTTGCTGCACCATTAAAATCTAATTCAACAAAAATTATGCTTTTAGGAAGCGGAGAATTAGGAAAAGAGGTAATAATTGAGGCTCAAAGATTAGGTATTGAGACAATTGCTGTAGATTCATATAATAATGCACCTGCACATCTAGTTGCAAACAGAGCTTATACAATAAATATGAAAAATAAAGAAGAGATCTTAGATGTAATTAGAAAAGAGAAACCTGATTATATCTTACCTGAAGTAGAAGCTATAAATATTCAGGCTCTATTCGAGGCCGAAAAAGAGGGATTTCATGTAATTCCAAATGCCGAAGCAGTTAATAAAACAATGAATAGAAAAAACATAAGAGAGTTTGCTGCTGAAACATTAAATCTTCCAACAAGTGCTTACAAATTTGTAAAGAGCTTAGATGAGCTTGAAATAGCTGCAAGAGAGATAGGATTCCCTTGTGTTATTAAACCAGTTATGAGTTCATCTGGACATGGTCAAAGCATTGCAAGAAATGAATCAGATTTAGTAGAGTCTTGGGAACTTGCGAAAGAGGCAAGAGGAGATGCAAGTGAACTTATAGTTGAAGAGTTTATCACTTTTGATTATGAGATTACAATGTTAACAGCTAGAAATGAGACTCAAACAGTATTTTGTGAACCAATTGGACATATCCAAAAAAATGGTGACTACATCTTCTCTTGGCAACCAATGGAGATGACAGAGATTGCAAAAGAGAAAGCAAAAAAGATAGCTAAAACTGTAACTGATGGTTTAGGTGGTAGAGGTATTTTTGGGGTTGAGCTATTTATTAGAGGTGACGAAGTATATTTTAGTGAAGTAAGCCCAAGACCGCATGATACGGGAATGGTTACTATGATAACGCAATCTCAAAGTGAATTTGCACTTCATGTAAGAGCAGTATTAGGTCTTCCACTTGATTATATTGATTATGGATGTGGGGCAAGTGCTGCATATAAAGCAAAAGCTGATACTTTTAATCCTGTTATTGAAGTTGATGATTCTGTATTTACAAAAGATAGTTTTATTAGAGTTTTTGGTAAACCTCAATCACATGAGGGAAGAAGAATGGCGGTTGCACTTACTTTTGATAAATCTTCAAGTAAAAATGCCCTTGACAAAGCTAAAGAGTTAATAAAAAAATTTTCAGATTATTAA
- a CDS encoding glucosaminidase domain-containing protein: MKIVCSFLLVLFFSSSIYAQTGFPKKYYSLSTKEAKKYFIKYFIPKIENENMKILADRLFIENLVNAPKPVEGTPSYKRLQDLQKKYKIKNLFDYPKFLVRIDIIPPSLALAQAATESGWGKSRFFKEANNIFGHWTYNAKIGMLPLQREEGKKHLVRVFPNLEASIAAYMLNLNRTVAYAKFRIKRREARINGSLISGLKLCETMTKYSAIGYEYVKILRSVIRKNNLIEIDKNFHEKINNLK, from the coding sequence ATGAAGATAGTTTGTAGCTTTCTTTTAGTACTTTTTTTCTCATCTTCAATTTATGCACAAACAGGTTTTCCAAAAAAATACTACAGCTTGTCAACAAAAGAGGCTAAAAAATATTTTATCAAATACTTCATTCCAAAAATAGAGAATGAAAATATGAAAATATTAGCTGATAGACTTTTTATAGAAAACCTAGTAAATGCTCCAAAACCTGTGGAGGGAACCCCTTCTTATAAAAGGTTGCAAGATCTTCAAAAAAAATATAAGATAAAGAATCTATTCGATTACCCTAAGTTTTTGGTAAGAATAGATATAATTCCCCCCTCATTAGCTTTGGCTCAAGCTGCAACAGAGAGTGGCTGGGGGAAAAGCAGATTTTTTAAAGAGGCCAACAATATTTTTGGTCACTGGACATATAATGCTAAAATAGGAATGCTTCCTCTGCAAAGAGAAGAAGGGAAAAAACATTTAGTAAGAGTTTTTCCTAACTTAGAGGCTTCAATTGCTGCATATATGTTAAATTTAAATAGAACCGTTGCCTATGCTAAATTTAGAATAAAAAGAAGAGAGGCGCGGATAAATGGATCACTTATAAGCGGTTTAAAATTGTGTGAAACAATGACAAAATATTCTGCTATAGGTTACGAATATGTTAAAATTTTGCGTTCAGTTATTAGAAAAAACAATCTAATTGAAATTGATAAAAATTTTCATGAAAAAATAAATAATTTAAAATAG
- a CDS encoding spermidine synthase yields the protein MRENQTFNEMMVHVPLCTHKDPQNVLIVGAASQNLKNEALKHQTNVEFVDLQTLNSKNEKNIDVIILTDINLDEMVVANIKRVLKDDGLITFKTESFHKDEESLKKDLELVGENFWIAMPFRFGHDTAILASKKYHPTADIILQRSDLLNDLEYYSTEIHTSSFIFPASQHRALTGIAKR from the coding sequence ATGAGAGAGAATCAAACTTTTAATGAAATGATGGTACATGTTCCATTATGCACCCATAAAGACCCACAAAATGTTCTAATTGTAGGGGCAGCTTCACAAAATCTAAAAAATGAGGCTTTAAAACATCAAACAAATGTTGAGTTTGTAGATTTACAAACGCTTAATTCTAAAAATGAAAAAAATATTGATGTAATTATTCTAACTGATATAAATCTTGATGAGATGGTAGTAGCAAATATAAAAAGAGTTTTAAAAGATGATGGTTTGATTACTTTTAAGACAGAGAGCTTCCACAAAGATGAAGAGAGTCTAAAAAAAGATTTAGAGCTAGTTGGAGAAAACTTCTGGATAGCTATGCCTTTTAGATTTGGTCATGATACAGCAATCTTAGCTTCTAAAAAATATCACCCAACAGCTGATATTATTCTTCAAAGATCAGATTTATTAAATGACCTTGAATACTACTCAACAGAGATACATACTTCATCATTTATTTTCCCTGCTTCACAACACAGAGCACTAACTGGAATTGCTAAAAGATAA
- the dapF gene encoding diaminopimelate epimerase, producing MTYAKYSASGNDFVIFHSFVDRDFTQDAIKLCNRTEGIGADGFVALLPCDSANFRWRFYNNDGSNAAMCGNATRAVAHYAYNNNLAPSKMKFLTEAGVIESEIISEDVVKTQMTQPTVLDEGFEQEGFSWYKIDTGVPHLVTIVDDLEKFNHDLCAKMRYEHNANVNFAKIEDGKIRVRTYERGVEGETLACGTGMVACFLRANELKLVGDKTFVYPKSNEELIISKVEDKIYFQGAVKRVFTATLG from the coding sequence ATGACATATGCAAAATACTCTGCAAGTGGAAATGATTTTGTGATTTTTCACTCATTTGTAGATAGGGATTTTACGCAAGATGCAATAAAACTATGTAATAGAACAGAGGGAATTGGAGCAGATGGGTTTGTTGCCCTACTTCCATGTGATAGTGCAAATTTCAGATGGAGATTTTATAACAATGATGGAAGTAATGCAGCAATGTGTGGAAATGCAACTAGAGCTGTTGCACACTATGCATACAATAACAATCTTGCCCCATCAAAAATGAAATTTTTGACTGAAGCTGGAGTTATTGAATCAGAGATTATCAGTGAAGATGTTGTAAAAACTCAAATGACTCAACCAACAGTTTTAGATGAAGGTTTTGAGCAAGAGGGCTTTTCTTGGTATAAAATAGATACTGGAGTTCCTCATTTGGTAACCATTGTGGATGATTTAGAAAAATTTAACCATGATTTGTGTGCAAAAATGAGATATGAACATAATGCAAATGTAAACTTTGCAAAAATAGAAGATGGGAAAATAAGAGTTAGAACTTACGAGAGAGGAGTTGAAGGGGAAACATTAGCTTGTGGAACTGGAATGGTTGCTTGTTTTTTAAGAGCAAATGAACTAAAACTTGTGGGAGACAAAACTTTTGTATATCCAAAAAGTAATGAAGAGTTGATTATCTCAAAAGTTGAAGATAAAATATATTTTCAAGGGGCAGTAAAAAGAGTTTTCACTGCAACTTTAGGTTAA